In Synergistaceae bacterium, a single window of DNA contains:
- a CDS encoding rRNA pseudouridine synthase — protein MADGVRLNRFLASCGLGSRRKVEELIKEGRVRIDGKVVILPGYRVMPGMEVRVDDRTVSEQESRYLVVNKPPGVVCAVSDEWSPTVLSILPQEFEEVRLFPVGRLDRDSQGLLILTNDGLFAHDVMHPSKRILREYEVRVDRDITRKEVRRFMSGTVLDGRLVRPVNALLLDREPRGRWLSIVLAEGLKREVRRMVAEIGCDVDVLIRRRIGKMVLRDLQPGRFVEMSRGALWRAIRNGGFV, from the coding sequence ATGGCTGACGGAGTCCGACTGAACCGCTTCCTGGCCTCGTGCGGCCTCGGGTCTCGGCGCAAGGTGGAGGAGCTTATCAAGGAAGGCCGTGTTCGAATCGACGGAAAGGTGGTCATCCTGCCGGGATACCGCGTCATGCCGGGGATGGAGGTCAGGGTCGACGACAGAACGGTCTCCGAGCAGGAGAGCCGGTACTTGGTCGTCAACAAACCCCCGGGGGTCGTTTGCGCCGTCAGCGACGAGTGGAGCCCGACGGTTCTGAGCATATTGCCGCAGGAGTTCGAAGAGGTGCGGCTCTTCCCGGTGGGAAGGCTGGACAGGGACAGCCAAGGGCTCTTGATCCTCACCAACGACGGGCTGTTCGCGCACGATGTGATGCATCCGTCCAAACGAATACTGCGCGAGTACGAGGTGCGGGTCGATCGCGACATAACCCGCAAGGAGGTTCGCAGGTTCATGTCCGGGACGGTGCTGGACGGACGTCTTGTCAGACCGGTCAACGCCCTTCTGCTCGACAGGGAGCCCCGGGGGAGATGGCTCTCGATAGTCCTGGCCGAGGGGTTGAAGCGAGAGGTCCGTCGAATGGTGGCCGAAATTGGTTGCGATGTGGACGTGCTGATTCGCAGAAGAATTGGTAAAATGGTGTTGAGGGATCTGCAACCTGGCCGATTCGTAGAGATGTCTCGCGGGGCGCTTTGGCGCGCCATCCGTAACGGTGGATTTGTCTGA